A single Alphaproteobacteria bacterium DNA region contains:
- a CDS encoding adenylate/guanylate cyclase domain-containing protein, whose product MNECPACRAGNPPENKFCGQCGSRLPGCCLACGALNPADHKFCGQCGVKLGDTAPPLAAAPPQTASDSEAERRQLTVMFCDLADSTALSERFDPEDLRQVITQYQDVCGAQIEAFGGYIARYMGDGILVYFGYPQAHEDDPERAVRTGLRIVEGVAALEPRPGLRLHVRLGIATGLVVAGDIIGQGASEEHAVLGVTPNLAARLQSLAEADSVVIGDATRRLVGGFFEYRDLGRHQLKGISEPEQAWQVLGEGAAASRFEATAGSGLSPLVGRQEEVGLVLNRWRQTQDGEGQVVVFSGEAGVGKSRIVEAFRSRLDDGSFGALSLSCSPFHTNSALYPVIECLGRVMGFERDDAPSARADKLDAFIDNLELPPADIAPYLASVLFESDMERYDLAPGSPEEQRKKVSEALLALMLAQSQRRPMIMVVEDAQWLDPSSAEFLGLLIERLRNWRLFMLITARPGFEPRWGSHPHLTTLALNRLSRSDSAALVQHVTAGRELPEAVLEQIVTKTDGIPLFVEELTKTVLETGLVEERDGRYQLVGPPGDLAIPASLQDSLMARLDRLGQVKEVAQLAAVLGRRFPQALLAAVSQLGAEALQTALDQLVEAEVLFQSSLPPAASYEFKHGMVQETAYGSLLKSTRQRHHGEIAETMAADFPETAAGEPELLAHHYSEAGLAEAAVPYWQRAGQRAAERWASAESVGHVERGLELLETLPDNAQRAEQEMPLLLDLVGGLRILDRYDAALAALDRAQAVAENYQRIEDLAQVHYYRGSIYFPMGDIEGCLREHELARENARRADSPEKEARALSGLGDAYYMRGHMATSHRHFDACVELARVHGLATIEPPNLAMRGHTQLYLNQLEAGLIDTLKAAELARRQGNERAEMVASGSCAGKLLFDNGQLTEARQSCQHAIELANGLGARRFDPVNQVIVAKVALIEGRRDEAIALAEQAVATTRETGPRFAGPMALGTLALVSDREEVRRQAISEGLAILDSDCVSHNYLWFYRDAMEACLLAGNFPGVEALAQAAADYTSAEPLPWMDLLIDRARTLAQAATAPDEGTREHLQALRDQAASVGFKVILPSLDAALAD is encoded by the coding sequence TTGAACGAATGTCCTGCCTGCCGGGCCGGCAATCCGCCCGAAAACAAGTTCTGCGGCCAGTGCGGCAGCCGGCTGCCGGGGTGCTGCCTGGCCTGTGGCGCGCTCAATCCGGCCGACCACAAGTTCTGCGGCCAATGCGGCGTAAAACTGGGGGACACGGCGCCGCCGCTAGCGGCTGCCCCGCCCCAAACGGCAAGCGACAGCGAGGCCGAGCGCCGGCAGCTCACAGTGATGTTCTGCGACCTGGCCGATTCGACGGCGCTTTCCGAACGCTTCGATCCCGAAGACCTGCGCCAGGTCATCACCCAGTACCAGGACGTCTGCGGCGCCCAGATCGAGGCCTTCGGCGGCTACATAGCGCGCTACATGGGCGACGGCATTTTGGTTTATTTCGGCTACCCCCAGGCCCACGAGGACGATCCCGAACGGGCCGTGCGGACGGGACTGAGAATCGTCGAGGGCGTGGCCGCCCTGGAGCCCCGGCCGGGTCTTCGCCTGCACGTGCGCCTGGGCATCGCCACCGGCCTGGTGGTGGCCGGCGATATCATCGGCCAGGGCGCCTCGGAGGAACACGCGGTGCTGGGCGTGACGCCCAACCTGGCGGCCCGCCTGCAAAGCCTGGCAGAGGCCGACAGCGTCGTCATCGGCGATGCCACGCGGCGCCTGGTCGGTGGCTTCTTCGAGTACCGCGACCTCGGCCGCCATCAGCTTAAGGGCATCAGCGAGCCGGAACAGGCCTGGCAAGTGCTGGGCGAAGGTGCCGCCGCCAGCCGCTTCGAGGCCACTGCCGGCAGCGGCCTCTCGCCCCTGGTGGGCCGCCAGGAGGAAGTCGGTCTGGTGCTCAACCGCTGGCGCCAGACGCAAGACGGCGAAGGCCAGGTGGTGGTCTTCTCGGGCGAAGCCGGGGTGGGCAAATCGCGCATCGTCGAGGCGTTCCGCTCTCGCCTCGACGACGGCAGCTTCGGCGCCCTCTCGCTGTCGTGTTCGCCTTTCCACACCAACAGCGCGCTCTACCCGGTGATAGAATGCCTGGGCCGGGTCATGGGTTTCGAGCGCGACGATGCGCCGTCAGCACGGGCCGACAAGCTGGATGCCTTCATCGACAATCTCGAATTGCCGCCAGCCGACATCGCGCCCTACCTGGCATCGGTGCTTTTCGAAAGCGATATGGAGCGCTACGACCTGGCCCCGGGCAGCCCCGAGGAGCAGCGCAAGAAGGTCTCCGAGGCGCTGCTGGCATTGATGCTGGCGCAAAGCCAACGCCGGCCGATGATCATGGTGGTCGAGGATGCGCAATGGCTCGATCCCTCGAGCGCTGAGTTCCTCGGCCTCCTGATCGAGCGCCTGCGCAACTGGCGGCTCTTCATGCTGATCACGGCAAGGCCCGGTTTCGAACCGCGCTGGGGCAGCCATCCCCACCTCACGACGCTGGCGCTGAACCGCCTCAGCCGCAGCGACAGCGCCGCCCTGGTACAACACGTCACCGCGGGCCGCGAGCTGCCCGAGGCAGTACTCGAGCAGATCGTCACCAAGACCGACGGCATCCCGCTGTTCGTCGAGGAGCTGACCAAGACGGTGCTGGAAACCGGCTTGGTCGAGGAGCGCGACGGGCGCTACCAACTGGTCGGCCCGCCCGGCGACCTGGCCATTCCGGCCTCGCTGCAGGATTCGCTGATGGCCCGGCTCGACCGCCTGGGCCAGGTCAAGGAGGTGGCGCAACTGGCGGCGGTGCTGGGGCGGCGCTTCCCACAGGCGCTGTTGGCCGCCGTCTCGCAGCTCGGCGCCGAGGCCTTGCAGACGGCACTGGATCAACTGGTCGAAGCCGAGGTGCTGTTCCAGAGCAGCCTGCCGCCGGCCGCCAGCTACGAATTCAAGCACGGCATGGTGCAGGAAACCGCCTACGGCTCGCTGCTCAAAAGCACGCGCCAGCGCCACCATGGCGAAATCGCCGAAACCATGGCGGCGGATTTTCCCGAGACCGCGGCCGGCGAGCCGGAGTTGCTGGCCCATCACTACAGCGAAGCCGGGCTGGCCGAAGCCGCCGTGCCCTACTGGCAGCGCGCCGGCCAGCGCGCCGCCGAGCGCTGGGCCAGCGCCGAATCGGTGGGCCACGTGGAACGCGGGCTGGAACTGCTGGAGACACTCCCCGATAACGCCCAGCGCGCCGAACAGGAAATGCCGCTGCTGCTCGACCTGGTTGGTGGATTGCGCATCCTCGACCGTTACGACGCCGCCCTGGCGGCGCTCGATCGCGCCCAGGCGGTGGCCGAGAACTACCAACGCATCGAGGACCTGGCGCAGGTGCACTACTACCGCGGCAGCATCTATTTCCCCATGGGAGACATCGAGGGCTGCCTGAGAGAGCACGAACTGGCCCGTGAAAACGCCCGCCGCGCGGACTCGCCGGAAAAGGAGGCGCGAGCGCTGAGCGGGCTTGGCGACGCCTATTACATGCGCGGCCACATGGCCACTTCACACCGGCATTTCGACGCCTGTGTCGAACTCGCCCGGGTCCACGGCCTGGCCACCATCGAACCCCCCAACCTGGCCATGCGCGGCCACACCCAGCTTTACCTCAACCAGCTCGAGGCCGGGCTCATTGATACCCTGAAGGCGGCCGAACTGGCCCGCCGACAAGGCAACGAACGGGCCGAGATGGTGGCCTCGGGCAGTTGCGCCGGCAAGCTGCTGTTCGACAACGGCCAGCTCACGGAGGCCCGCCAGAGCTGCCAGCACGCCATAGAACTGGCCAACGGCCTGGGCGCCCGGCGCTTCGATCCCGTCAACCAGGTGATCGTCGCCAAGGTAGCACTGATCGAGGGCCGGCGCGACGAGGCCATCGCCCTGGCCGAGCAGGCGGTGGCGACGACCCGCGAGACCGGCCCCAGGTTCGCCGGCCCCATGGCGCTGGGCACCCTGGCACTGGTCAGCGACCGGGAAGAGGTCCGCCGCCAGGCCATCTCGGAGGGCCTGGCGATATTGGATTCCGATTGCGTCAGCCACAATTATCTCTGGTTCTATCGCGACGCCATGGAGGCCTGCCTGCTGGCCGGCAACTTCCCCGGTGTCGAGGCCCTGGCCCAGGCCGCCGCCGACTACACCAGCGCCGAGCCGCTGCCTTGGATGGATCTTTTGATCGACCGCGCCCGGACGCTCGCCCAAGCCGCCACGGCGCCCGATGAAGGGACGCGGGAGCACCTGCAGGCACTGCGCGACCAGGCGGCCAGCGTCGGATTCAAGGTCATCCTGCCCTCGCTCGACGCCGCCCTGGCCGACTGA